TTAAATCAGCATGCATCATGCTTACAGTATCGGTACTCTTGCATAATTCTGGAAGCGCAGCCATTGGAATAGAAAATGTAGCACAAATCGGTTCACTCCATTGCTCCTTTTCAACATCCAATAATAGTGTTCCGGCAGCATCTGAATAATCCATATGCTTGGTTCCGGTAATTCGGAAACGTAAGTAATCCTTAGGAAGTAAAATACTAGAAATAAGACGATAAGTTTCTGGTTCATTTTTTTGAACCCAGAGTAGTTTGGGAAGTGTGAATCCTTCTAATGAGCGATTCAAGGTTATATCCATTAACGTTTCATAATAATGTTCATTGATCCAATCACTTTCCAGTGACGTTCGAACATCATTCCATAAAATTGCCGGTCGCAACACACGGTCCTTATCATCTAAGATAACCAAGGTGTGCATTTGACCTGAGAAGCTGATGCCAGCACAGTGTGAGACAAGGTCTGGGAAATCCAGAATTAGTGCATCCATTACCTTAAGAAACGCCTGATACCAGTCTTCAGGATTTTGTTCGCTGTAACCAACGTGAGGGTTATGGACAGGGTAGCTTTGTGACGCAGATGTGATGACCTCGCCTGTCCGTTTCATAACAAGTCCTTTAAGGGATCCCGTCCCCAAATCAATTCCAATGACGTAGTTCATACACGCTCCTAATTTGTTTCTGTCTTTGACTTATTGTAGATATCAAATGCGACAACAAGTAGGAGTACAATTCCTTTAATCGCTTGTTGCCAATCGACACCCACACCAAGAAGTGACATACCATTGTTGAGTAATCCCATAACAAGACCCCCAATTATTGCCCCCGTAATGGTACCGACCCCACCATAAGCTGAAGCACCACCAATATAACATGAGGCAATCGCATCCAATTCAAATCCTTGACCCGCATTTGCCGTTGCAGCATTCAAACGTGCTGCAAATACCAATCCAGACACCGCTGCAAGAATCCCCATATTTACAAACATCGCGAATGTTGTGAATCGTGTATTAACCCCTGAAAGTTTCGAAGCTTTTTCATTACCCCCAATTGCATAAATTTGCCGCCCTACGACCGTCTTCGTTGTGATGAAATTATATATAAAGATCAAGACAGCAAGGATAACAAGAATATTTGGAATCCCCTCATACTGGGCGAGGAGAAATGTAAATCCAATTAAGACAATATCTGTTGTCGCCATTTTCATAAAGAACCAAGTGCTTGATTCAACATCAATGCCATTTTTCTTACGTTTACTGCGCTTGCGTACTGCCATGAAATTCATAAATAATAACATAACAATTACAGCAACCAGTGAGAATATATGAATGCCAGACCCAGAGAGCAAATCAGGGATGAATCCTGAACTTATATATTGAAACGCTTGTGGGAAGGGTCCAATTGATTTTCCTCCTGTAACAACAATGGTCAAACCTCGGAATAAAAGCATCCCTGCCAACGTAGCAATAAATGCCGGTACTTTGACATAGGCAACCCAGAACCCCTGGAATGCACCAATCAGTGCACCCACGATAAGGCACACAAATACAGATAGCCACACATTCATGCCGTTCTCTATCATCATCTTTGAGGCGATGGCACCGACAAAGGCCATCACAGATCCTACTGAGAGATCAATATGCCCCAATATAATGAGTATCATCATCCCGATTGCTAGGATAAGAATGTAACTGTTTTGTAGAATAATATTGGTTATATTCAACGGACGCATCAGCGTGCCATCTGTTAAGATTTGGAATACAACAGCGATTACAACTAAGAAGATGTACATGCTGTATTTCTGCATGATCCCTTTAAGGCGGGACCCTAACGATATCTGTGTTTCTGAATTCATGATTTCTTCCCTTTCTTTTCCTGAGTCATCAAGGTCATTAAGTTTTCTTGTGTCGCTTCACTTCGTGATAATTCTCCTGTGATCCGACCCTCACTCAATGTATAAATACGGTGGCAAATCCCCAATATCTCCGGTAATTCTGAAGATATAACACAAATTGATTTACCTTCGGCAGCCATCTTTTGAATAATGGTGTAAATCTCATATTTCGCACCAACATCAATCCCTCGTGTCGGCTCATCCAAGAAGAGTACATCCGGTTCAGTCGTTAGCCACTTGGATAAAACTACTTTTTGTTGATTCCCTCCACTCAAATTTTCGACTTTTTGGAAAATGCTAGAAGTTCGAATGTTTAAAAGGGATTTATAGTGGACTGAGTTTGCAACTTCTGTGTCCATATCCATAACGCCGTATTGTGAGAATTTTGAAAGTGACGCCATGGATATATTGCGATTAATTGTATCCATAAGCACGAGGCCGGCAGATTTACGATCCTCTGACACGTAGGCAATCCCAGCATCGATTGCTTGCTTTGGGCGATTCAATGTCAGTGGGATGCCATCTTTGATGATTTCACCAGAAATATTGCTACCGTACGATTTGCCAAACAAACTCAGAGCCAATTCAGTTCGCCCTGCTCCCATCAGTCCCGCAATACCAACAATTTCACCGCTCCGAATATTGAATGATACATTATCAACCATCAAGCGATCCACTTGAGTTGGATGATAAACATTCCAGTGCTTTACTTCAAATGCGATATCGCCAATTTGTGGTTCAAATGTAGGATAACGATTATCCAATGAGCGTCCAACCATTGCCTTAATGATTGCTTCTTCATTGATTTCTCCCTTATCCTTCTTCAAACAAGCAACAGCCTCACCGTCCCTTATGACACTAATAGCATTGGAAACTGCCGTTACTTCATTCAATTTATGCGAGATAATAATCGATGTTAGTCCCTTTTTTTGTAATTCTTGTAAGAGTAACAAAAGATTCTCACTATCATCTTCATTCAGTGCAGATGTTGGTTCATCTAAAATTAAGAGTTTAATGTCTTTCGATAGCGCTTTGGCAATTTCAACCAGTTGTTGTTCTCCAACAGAGAGTGTCCCAACCAACCGATCTGTCTTCAGATACAATCCAACGATATTCATCAATTCCTTCGCACGCGTGTGTGTTGCATCCCAATCAACAATCCCATGTTTTTGTTTCTCATTACCTATGAAGATATTTTCAGCAATCGACAATTGTGGAATGAGCGCAAGCTCTTGATGAATGATAGCAATCCCCTTTGCTTCACTGTCTTTAATCCCACCAAAGGAACATATTTCGTCTTGAAACACAATGTCACCTTCATAGCTTCCATGAGGATAAACACCACTCAAGACTTTCATCATAGTCGATTTCCCAGCACCATTTTCACCACAAAGTGCATGGATTTCGCCTGCTTCAACAACTATATTTACATCTTTAAGAACATGGATGGGACCAAATGATTTATTGATATTTTTCATTTGTAAAATAGTATTACTCATAGTGTCACCTTTCTAAAGAATACAGGGGAAGGAATTTTCCTTCCCACTGTTTAGTTTTTCAAATCGGCTTCGGTAAAGTAACCACTGCCAATTAAGATTTCCTCGTAATTGTTGACATCAACTTGAACTGGGTTTAAGTAGTATGTCGGTACAACCTTAACGCCATTGTTATAGGAAGTTGTATCGTTCACGTCAACTGTCTCCCCTTTAAGAATGGAGTCAGCCATTTTGATTGCCACTTTTGCAAGTTCAGATGTATCTTTAAAGACTGTCATTGTTTGCTCATTTGCAATGATTGACTTCACAGAGGCTGTTTCTGCATCTTGTCCTGTGATAATTGGCATTGGACGATCACTACTTCCGTAGCCAATTCCTTTAAGTGATGAAACAACACCAATTGCAAGCGCATCATTTTGAGTCAGAACTGCATCAATGCGATCTTGTGTATAGTTAGCACTGAGAAGATTATCCATGCGCTCTTGTGCTTTTGAGCCACTCCATGATTGTGTAGCGACCTGATTGAATTCTTTTTGACCACTTTTGATGATAAGTTTGCCACTGTCAATATACGGTTGGAGTTGTTCCATAGCACCTTCAAAGAAGAAACGGGCATTATTATCATCGGGAGCACCACCAAAGAGTTCAAGATTGAATGGCCCCGCTGCGTTCTCTAAATCAAGCGCTTTAACAATGTATTCGCCTTGCAAGACTCCGACGGTTTTCAAGTCAAATGTTGCATAGTAATCGATTGCATCCGAATTCATAATCAAACGGTCGTATGAGATAACAGGAATTCCTTGACCTTTTGCTTTTTGAGTAACATCGGTCAATGCCTCTCCATCAATTGCTGCAATGATGATGACATCGACACCTTTTGTAATCATATTTTCAATTTGCGAAACTTGAGTTTGGACTTCGTTTTGCGCAAATTGCATATCTACCTTATAGCCCAAACTTTCAGCTTGCTCTTTCATGCTGTTTCCATCTTTTTCCCAACGCTCTAAATCTTTAGTTGGCATGGCAATACCGATTGTTTTATCGCCATCGCCTCCCTTACTACCACATCCCGTTAATAACAATCCAATTATTAAAAGTACTGCTAATAGTTGCTTTTTCATATTTTCTCCTATTTTAATAAATGTAGTCGTTTAATTTCGACTTTACAATTTCAATATGACCAGACTTATTCGTAATATCTTGGTGTTCCATTGCATAGGCAGCTAATGACTCCAAATCTGTCGTTCCATCAATAATTTCTTTACCAATACCTGATTTAAAT
The window above is part of the Erysipelothrix sp. HDW6C genome. Proteins encoded here:
- the mmsB gene encoding multiple monosaccharide ABC transporter permease, coding for MNSETQISLGSRLKGIMQKYSMYIFLVVIAVVFQILTDGTLMRPLNITNIILQNSYILILAIGMMILIILGHIDLSVGSVMAFVGAIASKMMIENGMNVWLSVFVCLIVGALIGAFQGFWVAYVKVPAFIATLAGMLLFRGLTIVVTGGKSIGPFPQAFQYISSGFIPDLLSGSGIHIFSLVAVIVMLLFMNFMAVRKRSKRKKNGIDVESSTWFFMKMATTDIVLIGFTFLLAQYEGIPNILVILAVLIFIYNFITTKTVVGRQIYAIGGNEKASKLSGVNTRFTTFAMFVNMGILAAVSGLVFAARLNAATANAGQGFELDAIASCYIGGASAYGGVGTITGAIIGGLVMGLLNNGMSLLGVGVDWQQAIKGIVLLLVVAFDIYNKSKTETN
- the chvE gene encoding multiple monosaccharide ABC transporter substrate-binding protein, whose translation is MKKQLLAVLLIIGLLLTGCGSKGGDGDKTIGIAMPTKDLERWEKDGNSMKEQAESLGYKVDMQFAQNEVQTQVSQIENMITKGVDVIIIAAIDGEALTDVTQKAKGQGIPVISYDRLIMNSDAIDYYATFDLKTVGVLQGEYIVKALDLENAAGPFNLELFGGAPDDNNARFFFEGAMEQLQPYIDSGKLIIKSGQKEFNQVATQSWSGSKAQERMDNLLSANYTQDRIDAVLTQNDALAIGVVSSLKGIGYGSSDRPMPIITGQDAETASVKSIIANEQTMTVFKDTSELAKVAIKMADSILKGETVDVNDTTSYNNGVKVVPTYYLNPVQVDVNNYEEILIGSGYFTEADLKN
- a CDS encoding sugar ABC transporter ATP-binding protein; amino-acid sequence: MSNTILQMKNINKSFGPIHVLKDVNIVVEAGEIHALCGENGAGKSTMMKVLSGVYPHGSYEGDIVFQDEICSFGGIKDSEAKGIAIIHQELALIPQLSIAENIFIGNEKQKHGIVDWDATHTRAKELMNIVGLYLKTDRLVGTLSVGEQQLVEIAKALSKDIKLLILDEPTSALNEDDSENLLLLLQELQKKGLTSIIISHKLNEVTAVSNAISVIRDGEAVACLKKDKGEINEEAIIKAMVGRSLDNRYPTFEPQIGDIAFEVKHWNVYHPTQVDRLMVDNVSFNIRSGEIVGIAGLMGAGRTELALSLFGKSYGSNISGEIIKDGIPLTLNRPKQAIDAGIAYVSEDRKSAGLVLMDTINRNISMASLSKFSQYGVMDMDTEVANSVHYKSLLNIRTSSIFQKVENLSGGNQQKVVLSKWLTTEPDVLFLDEPTRGIDVGAKYEIYTIIQKMAAEGKSICVISSELPEILGICHRIYTLSEGRITGELSRSEATQENLMTLMTQEKKGKKS